A region from the Microcebus murinus isolate Inina chromosome 3, M.murinus_Inina_mat1.0, whole genome shotgun sequence genome encodes:
- the UBE2K gene encoding ubiquitin-conjugating enzyme E2 K isoform X1, translating into MANIAVQRIKREFKEVLKSEEITCSRINRNETKLSTDKDPTLDHIECFFIMGFIKAMTSKNQIKVDLVDENFTELRGEIAGPPDTPYEGGRYQLEIKIPETYPFNPPKVRFITKIWHPNISSVTGAICLDILKDQWAAAMTLRTVLLSLQALLAAAEPDDPQDAVVANQYKQNPEMFKQTARLWAHVYAGAPVSSPEYTKKIENLCAMGFDRNAVIVALSSKSWDVETATELLLSN; encoded by the exons ATCACGTGTTCCAGAATCAATAGAAATGAGACTAAG ttaTCTACAGATAAAGACCCCACCCTAGACCATATAGAATGCTTTTTTATAATGGGATTCATCAAGGCAATG acgagcaaaaatcaaattaaagtaGATCTTGTAGATGAGAATTTTACAGAATTAAGAGGAGAAATAGCAGGACCTCCAGACACACCATATGAAG GAGGAAGATACCAACTAGAGATAAAAATACCAGAAACATATCCATTTAATCCCCCTAAG GTCCGGTTTATCACTAAAATATGGCATCCTAATATTAGCTCCGTCACAGGGGCTATTTGTTTGGATATCCTGAAAGATCAATG ggCGGCAGCAATGACTCTCCGCACGGTATTATTGTCATTGCAAGCACTATTGGCAGCTGCAGAACCGGATGATCCACAAGATGCAGTAGTAGCAAATCAG TACAAACAAAATCCTGAAATGTTCAAACAGACAGCTCGACTTTGGGCACATGTGTATGCTGGAGCACCAGTTTCTAGTCCAGAATacaccaaaaaaatagaaaacctctGTGCTATGGGCTTTGATAGG AATGCAGTAATAGTGGCCTTGTCTTCAAAATCATGGGATGTAGAGACTGCAACAGAGTTGCTTCTGAgtaactga
- the UBE2K gene encoding ubiquitin-conjugating enzyme E2 K isoform X2 has product MANIAVQRIKREFKEVLKSEEITCSRINRNETKTSKNQIKVDLVDENFTELRGEIAGPPDTPYEGGRYQLEIKIPETYPFNPPKVRFITKIWHPNISSVTGAICLDILKDQWAAAMTLRTVLLSLQALLAAAEPDDPQDAVVANQYKQNPEMFKQTARLWAHVYAGAPVSSPEYTKKIENLCAMGFDRNAVIVALSSKSWDVETATELLLSN; this is encoded by the exons ATCACGTGTTCCAGAATCAATAGAAATGAGACTAAG acgagcaaaaatcaaattaaagtaGATCTTGTAGATGAGAATTTTACAGAATTAAGAGGAGAAATAGCAGGACCTCCAGACACACCATATGAAG GAGGAAGATACCAACTAGAGATAAAAATACCAGAAACATATCCATTTAATCCCCCTAAG GTCCGGTTTATCACTAAAATATGGCATCCTAATATTAGCTCCGTCACAGGGGCTATTTGTTTGGATATCCTGAAAGATCAATG ggCGGCAGCAATGACTCTCCGCACGGTATTATTGTCATTGCAAGCACTATTGGCAGCTGCAGAACCGGATGATCCACAAGATGCAGTAGTAGCAAATCAG TACAAACAAAATCCTGAAATGTTCAAACAGACAGCTCGACTTTGGGCACATGTGTATGCTGGAGCACCAGTTTCTAGTCCAGAATacaccaaaaaaatagaaaacctctGTGCTATGGGCTTTGATAGG AATGCAGTAATAGTGGCCTTGTCTTCAAAATCATGGGATGTAGAGACTGCAACAGAGTTGCTTCTGAgtaactga
- the UBE2K gene encoding ubiquitin-conjugating enzyme E2 K isoform X4: MWTEIRTETSKNQIKVDLVDENFTELRGEIAGPPDTPYEGGRYQLEIKIPETYPFNPPKVRFITKIWHPNISSVTGAICLDILKDQWAAAMTLRTVLLSLQALLAAAEPDDPQDAVVANQYKQNPEMFKQTARLWAHVYAGAPVSSPEYTKKIENLCAMGFDRNAVIVALSSKSWDVETATELLLSN, from the exons ATGTGGACAGAAATAAGGACAGag acgagcaaaaatcaaattaaagtaGATCTTGTAGATGAGAATTTTACAGAATTAAGAGGAGAAATAGCAGGACCTCCAGACACACCATATGAAG GAGGAAGATACCAACTAGAGATAAAAATACCAGAAACATATCCATTTAATCCCCCTAAG GTCCGGTTTATCACTAAAATATGGCATCCTAATATTAGCTCCGTCACAGGGGCTATTTGTTTGGATATCCTGAAAGATCAATG ggCGGCAGCAATGACTCTCCGCACGGTATTATTGTCATTGCAAGCACTATTGGCAGCTGCAGAACCGGATGATCCACAAGATGCAGTAGTAGCAAATCAG TACAAACAAAATCCTGAAATGTTCAAACAGACAGCTCGACTTTGGGCACATGTGTATGCTGGAGCACCAGTTTCTAGTCCAGAATacaccaaaaaaatagaaaacctctGTGCTATGGGCTTTGATAGG AATGCAGTAATAGTGGCCTTGTCTTCAAAATCATGGGATGTAGAGACTGCAACAGAGTTGCTTCTGAgtaactga
- the UBE2K gene encoding ubiquitin-conjugating enzyme E2 K isoform X3, which translates to MANIAVQRIKREFKEVLKSEETSKNQIKVDLVDENFTELRGEIAGPPDTPYEGGRYQLEIKIPETYPFNPPKVRFITKIWHPNISSVTGAICLDILKDQWAAAMTLRTVLLSLQALLAAAEPDDPQDAVVANQYKQNPEMFKQTARLWAHVYAGAPVSSPEYTKKIENLCAMGFDRNAVIVALSSKSWDVETATELLLSN; encoded by the exons acgagcaaaaatcaaattaaagtaGATCTTGTAGATGAGAATTTTACAGAATTAAGAGGAGAAATAGCAGGACCTCCAGACACACCATATGAAG GAGGAAGATACCAACTAGAGATAAAAATACCAGAAACATATCCATTTAATCCCCCTAAG GTCCGGTTTATCACTAAAATATGGCATCCTAATATTAGCTCCGTCACAGGGGCTATTTGTTTGGATATCCTGAAAGATCAATG ggCGGCAGCAATGACTCTCCGCACGGTATTATTGTCATTGCAAGCACTATTGGCAGCTGCAGAACCGGATGATCCACAAGATGCAGTAGTAGCAAATCAG TACAAACAAAATCCTGAAATGTTCAAACAGACAGCTCGACTTTGGGCACATGTGTATGCTGGAGCACCAGTTTCTAGTCCAGAATacaccaaaaaaatagaaaacctctGTGCTATGGGCTTTGATAGG AATGCAGTAATAGTGGCCTTGTCTTCAAAATCATGGGATGTAGAGACTGCAACAGAGTTGCTTCTGAgtaactga
- the UBE2K gene encoding ubiquitin-conjugating enzyme E2 K isoform X5, with the protein MTLRTVLLSLQALLAAAEPDDPQDAVVANQYKQNPEMFKQTARLWAHVYAGAPVSSPEYTKKIENLCAMGFDRNAVIVALSSKSWDVETATELLLSN; encoded by the exons ATGACTCTCCGCACGGTATTATTGTCATTGCAAGCACTATTGGCAGCTGCAGAACCGGATGATCCACAAGATGCAGTAGTAGCAAATCAG TACAAACAAAATCCTGAAATGTTCAAACAGACAGCTCGACTTTGGGCACATGTGTATGCTGGAGCACCAGTTTCTAGTCCAGAATacaccaaaaaaatagaaaacctctGTGCTATGGGCTTTGATAGG AATGCAGTAATAGTGGCCTTGTCTTCAAAATCATGGGATGTAGAGACTGCAACAGAGTTGCTTCTGAgtaactga